In the Campylobacter showae genome, one interval contains:
- a CDS encoding DUF4299 family protein, translating into MSITFFVKNKKKFLIGLAPVMSVEEALRLVPNLSQFNADEDDEEFDADSFYGAKLDELDCLVAGTDGLSGRGFEIGYEDGAYNVRIGTPSTRTDWKIALEYLKNLAIKMDGEIVSEDGEKFSAQNIEGFDYEPDISAGLGAIEQNLQKEAQISTIYGTRNEVSFDQKIIARILGAKDPVGEFSKFVTDIQNLDAYFANQMFYRRNDNGEIIGRYVLSQGVVTALPYEPSVEYKNLQMLGDEKVARWSVAIFGGEGDDDEKYEILATLKYENFIQNLPKDKYEFIDAKNIVVSAFSKAEFDALIAKCGEDGLAD; encoded by the coding sequence ATGAGCATCACGTTTTTCGTAAAAAATAAAAAGAAGTTTCTAATCGGCCTTGCGCCCGTGATGAGCGTGGAGGAGGCGCTGCGACTGGTGCCGAATTTATCGCAGTTTAACGCCGACGAGGATGACGAGGAGTTTGACGCAGATAGCTTTTACGGCGCAAAGCTCGACGAGCTTGACTGCCTCGTTGCCGGCACGGACGGACTTAGCGGGCGCGGCTTTGAGATCGGATACGAGGATGGCGCGTATAATGTCCGCATCGGCACGCCAAGCACCCGCACGGACTGGAAAATCGCTCTAGAGTACCTAAAAAACCTAGCCATAAAAATGGACGGCGAAATCGTGAGCGAGGACGGCGAGAAATTTAGCGCGCAAAATATCGAGGGTTTTGACTATGAACCCGATATAAGCGCGGGACTAGGGGCGATAGAGCAAAATTTGCAAAAAGAGGCGCAAATCAGCACGATTTACGGCACGCGAAACGAAGTGTCGTTCGATCAAAAGATCATAGCTCGCATCCTAGGCGCGAAGGATCCCGTGGGCGAATTTAGTAAATTCGTAACCGATATCCAAAACCTGGATGCGTATTTTGCAAATCAGATGTTTTACCGCAGGAACGATAACGGCGAGATTATCGGACGGTACGTCCTGTCGCAAGGCGTCGTTACCGCGCTGCCGTATGAGCCTAGCGTGGAGTATAAAAATTTACAAATGCTAGGCGATGAGAAAGTCGCGCGGTGGTCGGTCGCGATATTTGGCGGAGAGGGCGACGACGACGAGAAATACGAGATCCTAGCGACGCTAAAATATGAAAATTTCATCCAAAATTTGCCAAAAGATAAATACGAATTTATCGACGCTAAAAATATCGTCGTAAGCGCGTTTAGCAAAGCGGAATTTGACGCGCTCATCGCAAA